A single window of Acidobacteriota bacterium DNA harbors:
- a CDS encoding acyl-CoA dehydrogenase yields MSQAVAPKHTNPPLVALSEDEQLFRDNIRQFADEKVRPHVREMDEKGVFEKSIIDDFFQLGLMGIEIPEQYGGGGGTFFEAILAVEELSRVDASAGVIVDVQNTLVNNAMMRWGSEDQKKRYLPRQAADTVGAYALSEAGSGSDAFAMQTKAELKGNDWVLNGRKLWITNAKEAGVFIMLATVDPSAGYKGITAFIVEKSFPGFTVGKKEDKLGIRASSTCELILEDCKVPKENLLGEKGKGYKIAIETLNEGRIGIGAQMLGVARGAFEYALKYAQERKQFGKAIADFQGIQFQLAQMATDIEAARMMVYNAARMKDAGMDFVKEAAMVKLFASQVAERVTSLAIEIYGGYGFTKDYPVEKYWRDSKIGKIYEGTSNMQLQTIAKLLLGGK; encoded by the coding sequence ACCAACCCGCCGCTGGTCGCGCTCAGCGAAGACGAGCAGCTGTTTCGCGACAATATACGGCAGTTCGCCGACGAGAAGGTCCGCCCGCACGTCCGTGAGATGGACGAGAAGGGCGTGTTCGAGAAGTCCATCATCGACGACTTCTTCCAGCTCGGACTGATGGGCATCGAGATCCCGGAGCAATACGGCGGCGGGGGCGGCACGTTCTTCGAGGCCATCCTCGCCGTCGAAGAGCTTTCGCGGGTGGACGCATCCGCCGGCGTGATCGTCGACGTACAGAACACCCTCGTGAACAACGCGATGATGCGCTGGGGGAGCGAAGACCAGAAGAAGAGGTATCTGCCGCGGCAAGCCGCGGACACCGTGGGCGCCTACGCACTGAGCGAAGCCGGCTCCGGCTCGGATGCCTTCGCGATGCAGACCAAAGCCGAGCTCAAGGGCAACGATTGGGTGCTCAACGGACGCAAGCTCTGGATCACCAACGCCAAGGAAGCCGGCGTCTTCATCATGCTGGCGACCGTCGATCCGAGCGCGGGATACAAGGGCATCACCGCGTTCATCGTGGAAAAGAGTTTCCCCGGCTTCACTGTGGGCAAGAAAGAGGACAAGCTCGGCATCCGGGCTTCGTCTACCTGCGAGTTGATCCTCGAAGATTGCAAGGTGCCGAAGGAAAACCTGCTGGGCGAGAAGGGCAAGGGCTACAAGATCGCCATCGAGACGCTGAACGAAGGACGCATCGGCATCGGCGCGCAGATGCTGGGCGTGGCGCGCGGCGCCTTCGAGTACGCGTTGAAGTACGCGCAGGAGCGCAAGCAGTTCGGCAAAGCCATCGCCGACTTCCAGGGCATACAGTTCCAGCTGGCGCAGATGGCCACCGATATCGAGGCGGCGCGCATGATGGTGTACAACGCGGCGCGCATGAAAGATGCCGGCATGGACTTCGTGAAAGAAGCCGCCATGGTGAAGCTGTTCGCTTCGCAGGTGGCCGAGCGCGTTACCTCGCTGGCCATCGAGATCTACGGCGGCTACGGATTCACCAAGGATTATCCGGTGGAGAAGTACTGGCGCGATTCGAAGATCGGGAAGATCTACGAAG